CCCCTCAGCTCCACATTGGCGTCGATATCCACGCCCTCTCCCACCCATATGTTCTCGGACATGCGGAAGCCGGGGGGGTCGATCTTCACCTTCCCATCGAGGATATCGCGATGTGCCATGATGTACTGCTCGAAGTTGCCTATGTCGCACCAGTAGCCATCGGCGATGTACCCGAAGACGGGATAACCCTTTTCCAGCAGCAGGGGGAAGAGGTCCTTCGAGAAGTCGAAGGCCTGGTCCGCGGGCACGAAATCGAGCACGTCCGGCTCGAGGACGTAGATCCCGGTGTTTATGGTATCGCTGAACACCTGGCCCCAGTTGGGTTTCTCGAGGAACCTCTCTATGCGTCCCTCCGCGTCGGTGACCACGATGCCGAACTCGAGCGGGTTCGCGGCACGCACCAGGGTGATGGTGGCGACGGCGCCCTTGCTGCGGTGGAACTCCACCACGGCGCCGAGTTCGATGTCCGTGAGGGCGTCACCGCTGATGACCAGAAAGGTGTCGTCAAGGAACTGCGCGCAGTTCTTCACGCTTCCCGCCGTGCCCAGCGGCGCCGATTCCGTGCTGTATTCTATGTCCGCTCCCCAATCCCTGCCGTCGCCGAAATAGTTACTGATAAGGGTGGGAAGGAACTGCAGGGTGACCACCATCTCCTTGAAGCCGCAGGCGACGAGGAGATTGAGGATGTGTTCCATCATGGGACGATTCACCACAGGGAGCATCGGCTTGGGCTGGTTGCTGGTCAGCGGCCGCAACCTGGTGCCCTGCCCCCCGGCCATGATGACCGCCTTCATGCTGCAGCGACCTCCGTTCCTCTCATCGTCTCCGTACGCCGATCACGTTTCCTGTCCAGCCCGCCTGCAGCGGCCCGCACGGTAGCCCGCGAGGCGACCCGCTTTTCCGGGGTCCATGCGCCTCCCCGTGACGGAGGGAATCTCCGCACCCTCTCAGGACAGGTAATCGAGGACCAGCACGAGGGTCGGCTCCGGCAGATCGTCCGCGGAGAGATAAACGGGGCTCTTGCCGGCCCTCTCGACGTTCCGGAAGCGAGCCAGGAAGGGTTCCTCGGTCAGGATCGGGAACGAGCAGGCGTCGTTGCGGAAATGCATGGGAATGGCGATGCGCGGCGCCAGTGCCGTGACCAGTTCGGCCGCTCCCGCGTCGTCGACGGTGAAGGTGCCCCCTACCGGCACGAAGAGCACGTCCGCACCGCGCAGCTCCTCCTGCTGTTCCTCCGGGAGCATGTGGCCGAGGTCTCCCAGGTGCACGAAGGTCATGCCCTGCAGGCGGAAGCGGAAGACGATGTTGGGACCGCGCTCCTTCCCGCCGCTCTCGTCGTGGTAGGTGGCGAATCCCTCGATCTCCACCCCGTCCAGGCTACGCGGCGCGGGATCGCTAACCACCTGCGGGTTTCCTTTCACCCCCGCCACGTGGGCATGGTCGAAATGGTCGTGGCTTACCAGCACGATGCCGGCTTCCACCTGGGGGAGCGTGTAGCCGACGCCTTCGCCGTAGGGGTCGGTCACCACGCGGTGCCCGGCACCGTCTTCCAGGAGGAACATGGCATGTCCCAGCCAGGTGACGCGAACCGCCCGAGACAGGTCCTTTTCCTGCGTGAAACGGGAAGACATCATCTCACCTCCTAAATGTTACGGACAAGCCGGGGTAGATCACCGCACGCCAATCGCGGGACACGGCATGTCGATCCCTTTCCCGGTACCGTGCGCGGGGACCGGCGCCCGCAGCCGGCTGGCGGTCGCCGCCGCGCCGGCGCGTACCGTCGTGGGCCGCTCAGGCCGCGGCTCCCCCCCGGTGCTTCCCTAACAACTTTATACCCCTGCGTATGTAGATAAAACCGCTCAGGTAGGAAAAAAGGATGCCGACGCAGAAGATCACCAGACCGACCGGGTTGACGCGGTCTGCGACGTTCCAGAGGATGAAGATGCATATGGACACGAAGAGGAGGGCGGTGGCAAGCTTACCGGTCCAGTGCACCGCGAGCTTTTCTCTCACCTCCCTGTCCCTTATGCCCACTATCGGGGCCCCCACGATCATCAGCGCGTCGCGGGCCACGATCACCAGGCCTATCCAGAGCGGAATGAAATGCCTCCACATCAGGGCCACCAGCACCGAGATCACCAGCAGCCTGTCCGCGAGGGGGTCCACCACCTTCCCGAACTCCGAGATGGTGTTGGTGCGCCTCGCGATCTGGCCGTCTATGAAGTCGGTGAAGGCTGCGAAGAGGAAGACGGCGAGGGCCCAGGCGTGGGCCGCGTCCACGTCGTTCGCGGAGGCGGCGAAGATGAGCCAGACAACTACCGGTATCAGCGCGATGCGCAGACAGGTGAAGATGTTGGCGAGGTTCTTCCTGATCATCACGCACCCCTCTTTCCCCGCGAGGCCGACGACCGGGACTTCCTCCTCTCGCGGCAAGGAGGCGGCAACGGCGTTCCGCTTCCCTTACGTTTAGGGGGCGGATGGAGGCC
The DNA window shown above is from Actinomycetota bacterium and carries:
- the pgsA gene encoding CDP-diacylglycerol--glycerol-3-phosphate 3-phosphatidyltransferase yields the protein MIRKNLANIFTCLRIALIPVVVWLIFAASANDVDAAHAWALAVFLFAAFTDFIDGQIARRTNTISEFGKVVDPLADRLLVISVLVALMWRHFIPLWIGLVIVARDALMIVGAPIVGIRDREVREKLAVHWTGKLATALLFVSICIFILWNVADRVNPVGLVIFCVGILFSYLSGFIYIRRGIKLLGKHRGGAAA
- a CDS encoding MBL fold metallo-hydrolase; its protein translation is MMSSRFTQEKDLSRAVRVTWLGHAMFLLEDGAGHRVVTDPYGEGVGYTLPQVEAGIVLVSHDHFDHAHVAGVKGNPQVVSDPAPRSLDGVEIEGFATYHDESGGKERGPNIVFRFRLQGMTFVHLGDLGHMLPEEQQEELRGADVLFVPVGGTFTVDDAGAAELVTALAPRIAIPMHFRNDACSFPILTEEPFLARFRNVERAGKSPVYLSADDLPEPTLVLVLDYLS